The Rickettsia helvetica genome has a segment encoding these proteins:
- the pgeF gene encoding peptidoglycan editing factor PgeF, with protein sequence MEGLINGSVYYKIFDKTFNNSSHRYIKKNNSINETEIVENKKSITTYFKAQDILILNQVHGNQIVNADESIIAVPEADGSITTKKNLVLAVQSADCVPVLLASGDGKIIGAAHAGWKGSINNIISNIVTNMTEKGAKNLIAVIGPAIAQSSYEVDDEYYKAFLSKDINNKQFFINSIKENHYMFDLPAFVELKLKEAGVKDIKNIGEDTYTNPLKYPSKRRSYHLQEPYNQNILSAIVIK encoded by the coding sequence ATGGAAGGATTAATAAACGGATCAGTTTATTATAAAATTTTTGATAAAACATTCAATAATTCTAGTCATAGATATATAAAAAAAAATAACTCTATAAATGAAACAGAAATAGTTGAAAACAAAAAATCTATTACTACTTATTTTAAAGCACAAGATATTTTAATTTTAAACCAAGTACATGGCAATCAAATTGTTAATGCTGATGAGTCCATAATTGCCGTACCTGAGGCAGATGGAAGCATTACAACTAAGAAAAATTTAGTATTAGCGGTACAATCGGCAGATTGTGTACCGGTACTACTTGCAAGCGGCGACGGTAAAATAATCGGAGCGGCACATGCAGGTTGGAAAGGAAGTATAAATAATATTATTAGTAATATAGTTACTAATATGACAGAAAAAGGAGCAAAGAATTTAATAGCAGTGATAGGTCCTGCTATAGCTCAAAGTTCATATGAAGTTGATGATGAATATTATAAAGCTTTCTTAAGTAAGGATATTAACAATAAACAGTTTTTTATAAACTCGATAAAAGAAAATCATTATATGTTTGATTTACCGGCTTTTGTAGAGTTAAAACTTAAAGAAGCAGGCGTTAAAGATATAAAAAATATTGGTGAAGATACTTACACAAATCCGTTAAAATATCCAAGCAAAAGACGCTCATATCATTTGCAAGAACCTTATAATCAGAATATATTATCAGCTATCGTAATTAAATAA
- the def gene encoding peptide deformylase yields the protein MNQEKPYYQIVYAPNDIFKKQAEYIDIVDDNIHTIVDKMLQTLHIERAVGLGANMVGILKRIAVVDLHENNKSSPIVFINPEITYFSEEKQTFIERSLSFPGIEASITRSKAITVKYLDYNGNKQELEAEGFLATVIQHEIDYLNGKTFLDHLSKLKHDTLLKKMLKHIKLHPPHIHSSSCRH from the coding sequence ATGAATCAAGAGAAACCTTACTATCAAATAGTTTATGCACCTAACGATATTTTTAAAAAACAAGCAGAATATATAGACATTGTTGATGATAATATTCATACTATTGTCGATAAAATGCTTCAGACTTTACATATAGAAAGGGCAGTGGGGCTAGGTGCTAATATGGTAGGAATATTAAAGCGTATAGCAGTAGTTGACCTACATGAAAATAATAAATCATCGCCTATAGTTTTTATTAATCCGGAAATAACTTATTTTTCGGAAGAAAAACAAACTTTTATTGAGCGTTCTTTATCGTTTCCAGGCATTGAAGCATCTATTACACGATCAAAAGCAATCACGGTAAAGTATCTTGATTATAACGGTAATAAACAAGAACTAGAAGCAGAAGGCTTTCTAGCAACCGTGATTCAACATGAAATAGATTACTTAAACGGCAAAACTTTCTTAGATCATTTATCAAAACTTAAGCATGATACACTCCTTAAAAAGATGCTAAAGCATATAAAACTCCATCCTCCACATATTCACAGTAGCAGTTGTAGGCATTAA
- a CDS encoding helix-turn-helix domain-containing protein — protein sequence MGRKNDIIQKIDSFIGKKIYSLRLAKGLSRQQLAEVIDVTHQQLQKYEKAINRISVGRLVLIAEALDRNIDYFFEGLEEANKPQPVHTQHQRMCIEVSRNFMKINSTEEQQAVNNLVKCLAGKEKLNTNA from the coding sequence ATGGGTAGAAAAAACGATATTATACAAAAAATCGATAGTTTTATCGGCAAGAAAATTTATTCTTTAAGACTCGCTAAGGGGTTGTCTCGTCAACAACTTGCTGAAGTAATTGATGTTACTCATCAACAATTACAAAAATATGAAAAAGCAATTAATAGAATTTCTGTAGGAAGGCTAGTACTAATCGCAGAAGCTTTAGATAGGAATATTGATTATTTCTTTGAAGGTTTAGAAGAAGCTAATAAACCGCAGCCCGTACATACTCAACATCAACGTATGTGCATTGAAGTTTCAAGAAATTTTATGAAAATTAATAGCACGGAAGAACAACAAGCCGTTAATAATTTAGTAAAATGTCTAGCCGGAAAAGAAAAACTAAACACTAATGCATAA
- a CDS encoding glutamine synthetase family protein, whose protein sequence is MKIPYINYNSFINTLSGRLQKNKQLEKIIAQFHQDYNLIPIIGVEIEFYLSHNIDIAKFEILSRKYLARFKISKIKKEKGNNQFEIDLPPSVNLIQYIKNILEVKTILKKMAQQLNGYIDFSPKPFLDDYGNSMHFHINFNSEFNDYYIILAAQGLCHYMLDTLLAFMPTTLDYSRINKKFMAPTHISYGGNNRSVAVRIPNSFPKRLEHRLSSPETDPYIAIFTILKSILLALKSPSSLQKIEKIYGNAFDLQYNLIPLPTSSQDSFMLFKPEFFK, encoded by the coding sequence ATGAAAATACCCTATATTAATTATAATAGTTTTATTAATACTTTATCCGGTCGTTTACAAAAAAATAAACAGCTGGAAAAAATAATAGCACAATTTCATCAAGACTATAACCTAATCCCTATTATCGGCGTAGAAATAGAGTTTTATTTAAGTCACAATATTGATATAGCTAAATTTGAAATACTTTCAAGAAAATACTTAGCTAGATTTAAAATTTCTAAAATAAAAAAAGAAAAAGGCAATAACCAATTTGAAATAGATCTCCCTCCTTCTGTAAACTTAATACAATATATAAAAAATATATTAGAGGTTAAAACTATTTTAAAAAAAATGGCACAGCAGTTAAACGGTTATATAGATTTTTCTCCTAAGCCGTTTTTGGATGATTATGGTAATAGTATGCATTTTCATATTAATTTTAATTCTGAGTTCAATGATTATTATATAATTTTAGCAGCACAAGGGCTATGTCACTATATGTTAGACACCCTACTCGCTTTTATGCCGACTACTCTAGATTATTCACGGATAAATAAAAAATTTATGGCTCCTACGCATATATCGTACGGTGGAAATAATAGAAGCGTAGCCGTACGAATTCCAAATTCTTTTCCCAAACGTTTAGAACATCGCTTATCTTCCCCTGAAACCGATCCGTATATAGCAATTTTTACTATTTTAAAATCAATATTATTGGCTTTAAAATCTCCAAGTTCGCTCCAAAAAATAGAAAAAATTTACGGGAACGCTTTCGATCTACAATATAATTTAATTCCATTACCTACATCATCTCAGGATAGCTTTATGTTATTTAAACCGGAGTTTTTTAAATAA
- a CDS encoding class II aldolase/adducin family protein, which yields MDIKYNLAAAYRIMAYLSLDDHTYTHLSARPKNANFYYIYPFGLRFEEVTMENLLKVSLDGKILEGEEYQYNKTGYFIHGSIYKARPDISAIFHYHTPAAIAVSALKYGLLPISQWALHFYDRISYHDYNSLVLDADKQSTRLVNDLKQNYVMLLRNHGAITCGKTIHEAMFYTYHLEQACKTQCLLNSTKEQELIIPSIEICKQTVKDLLSFEEDLGKRDWEAWLRLVKM from the coding sequence ATGGATATAAAATATAATTTAGCTGCTGCTTACCGAATAATGGCGTATTTATCGCTGGATGATCATACCTATACGCATCTATCCGCAAGACCTAAAAATGCCAATTTTTACTATATTTATCCTTTTGGACTAAGGTTTGAAGAAGTAACTATGGAGAATCTTTTAAAAGTTAGTTTAGACGGAAAAATTTTAGAAGGGGAGGAATATCAATATAATAAAACTGGTTACTTTATTCATGGTAGTATTTACAAAGCACGCCCTGATATTTCTGCTATTTTTCATTATCATACTCCCGCAGCTATTGCGGTTTCTGCTTTAAAATACGGGCTTTTACCGATCAGCCAGTGGGCATTACATTTTTACGATAGAATATCATATCATGATTATAATTCTCTAGTGCTAGATGCTGACAAGCAAAGCACTAGACTTGTTAATGACCTTAAGCAAAACTACGTGATGTTACTTCGTAATCACGGTGCTATTACCTGCGGAAAAACTATTCATGAAGCTATGTTTTATACTTACCATTTAGAACAAGCTTGTAAAACACAATGTCTGCTAAATTCCACAAAAGAACAAGAACTTATAATCCCTTCCATAGAAATATGTAAGCAAACGGTAAAAGACTTATTATCGTTTGAAGAAGATTTAGGCAAACGCGACTGGGAAGCTTGGCTGCGACTTGTGAAGATGTGA
- a CDS encoding YihY/virulence factor BrkB family protein produces the protein MRKIFNCLYVALFRTIEDDGVEHSGYMSFMILLSIFPFLVFLLALTSFLGASELGQNFIQIFLESLPEQATESIEKRIRELLSAPPQSLMNLAIVGSIWTASSFVECLRTILNRVYQIKSPPPYIRRRLLSIIQFLIISALIIFTMFLLVVIPILFTKIPIILETIEKYKIILNFIRYSLILILLFLGASSLYYILPNVTLNFVDVFPGALLTVILWIISGYLLSTYIVYYNQLNLMYGSLGSIIVTLIFFYIINMIFIYGAEFNYLMKNYENIE, from the coding sequence ATGAGAAAAATTTTTAATTGTCTTTACGTAGCCTTATTTAGAACAATAGAAGATGATGGCGTTGAACATTCGGGATATATGTCATTTATGATACTTTTATCTATTTTCCCTTTCCTAGTATTCTTATTAGCTTTAACAAGCTTTTTAGGAGCTTCAGAACTTGGTCAAAATTTTATACAAATTTTTCTAGAGAGTCTTCCGGAACAAGCAACGGAATCAATAGAAAAGAGAATACGAGAATTACTAAGTGCTCCTCCTCAAAGTTTAATGAATCTTGCCATAGTAGGCAGTATTTGGACTGCTTCTTCTTTTGTAGAATGTTTAAGGACTATTTTAAATCGTGTATATCAAATAAAATCTCCCCCCCCTTATATAAGAAGAAGATTACTTAGTATTATACAGTTTCTTATAATTAGTGCCTTGATTATCTTTACTATGTTTCTTTTAGTGGTAATTCCAATATTATTTACAAAAATTCCGATAATATTAGAGACCATTGAAAAATATAAGATCATTTTAAATTTTATAAGATATTCTTTAATTTTAATTTTATTATTTTTAGGTGCCTCGTCTTTGTATTATATATTACCTAATGTAACACTAAATTTTGTTGATGTATTTCCAGGGGCTTTATTAACTGTGATATTATGGATAATAAGCGGCTATTTGCTTTCAACTTATATAGTCTACTATAATCAATTAAATCTAATGTATGGTTCTCTTGGTAGTATAATAGTTACATTAATATTCTTCTATATTATAAATATGATATTTATCTATGGTGCGGAATTTAATTATCTAATGAAAAATTATGAAAATATAGAGTGA
- a CDS encoding palindromic element RPE1 domain-containing protein produces the protein MSFFRKQESRKNIIEIIVFTLLILLFFLYTRDASLHAYDDFSHWGIFTKELLYFGVFENQSSLTSIITTHAHYPRGAAVYHYFILSLSGYSDGNVLFAHFLLHLAFLVPLAANKKLWQTGVLFSLILCSVVLYTTGIRSIYNDSTIGLMFGAIVAIYILEEDKKKALLLILPITILLASFREIGTWFASFASVILIAHYTIFYKKPKKSSDYITYLILLTLPILYNFIWMHYFKNTHDFFDRGEHSFSNLVYIAENFNEQHRLLLLNYGKFLLLFLVKEGSLVVYTICIAAWYGIHKYKPDLLKEYKFFLISTFACFIIFALWRLYLYFFNFSYEEAIRGASLLRYLGCYIISIGMIAAAYVKNSIFLNRSLQKRGFREEFEGDTEHSTAVYTNVREDSSTGSTYKLPLEVECPKSIKQSNKELFIFLLLLAVSTFSVVKNILRIKHLNLEQKNFIQQTTEIKKLLKQGNKIEFNFSGKKDNLQCYILNYNIAPYLGKKYLQECIKTPKEAMIETKEEAVYAPFLGIQY, from the coding sequence ATGTCATTCTTTCGAAAGCAGGAATCTAGAAAAAATATAATTGAAATCATCGTATTTACTTTATTGATTCTTTTGTTTTTTCTTTATACAAGAGATGCATCGCTGCATGCTTATGATGATTTCTCACATTGGGGGATATTTACTAAAGAATTGCTATATTTCGGTGTTTTTGAGAATCAGTCTTCGTTAACCTCCATTATTACTACTCATGCACATTATCCAAGAGGAGCCGCCGTTTATCATTACTTCATACTTTCACTTTCAGGTTATTCAGATGGTAACGTATTATTTGCACATTTCTTATTACATTTAGCATTTCTAGTTCCTTTAGCCGCAAATAAGAAATTGTGGCAAACCGGTGTGTTGTTTTCACTAATACTTTGCAGTGTAGTATTATATACGACTGGAATTCGCTCTATATATAACGATAGTACTATCGGCTTAATGTTCGGAGCTATTGTTGCAATTTATATCCTTGAGGAAGACAAGAAGAAAGCATTATTGCTTATTTTACCTATCACGATATTGCTTGCCTCTTTCCGAGAAATTGGAACATGGTTTGCAAGTTTTGCTTCGGTAATTCTTATAGCTCATTATACAATTTTTTATAAAAAACCTAAAAAATCAAGCGATTATATTACATATCTAATTCTACTTACCTTACCGATTTTATATAATTTTATTTGGATGCATTATTTCAAAAATACTCATGATTTTTTTGACAGAGGCGAACATAGTTTTAGCAATTTAGTATATATTGCTGAAAATTTTAATGAACAGCATAGGTTATTATTACTAAATTACGGTAAATTTCTCTTGTTATTCTTAGTAAAAGAAGGAAGTTTAGTTGTATATACTATTTGTATAGCTGCATGGTACGGAATTCATAAATATAAACCGGATTTGCTGAAAGAATATAAATTTTTTCTGATAAGTACGTTTGCTTGTTTTATAATTTTTGCCTTGTGGCGATTATATTTATATTTCTTTAACTTTAGCTATGAGGAGGCAATTAGAGGAGCATCGTTACTTAGATACCTTGGATGTTATATTATCAGTATCGGAATGATTGCAGCTGCATATGTTAAAAATAGTATTTTCTTAAATAGATCTCTTCAGAAACGAGGGTTTAGGGAGGAATTTGAAGGAGACACGGAACACAGCACCGCAGTGTACACAAACGTACGTGAGGATTCGAGTACTGGATCGACGTACAAATTACCCCTAGAAGTAGAGTGTCCGAAGTCTATTAAGCAAAGTAATAAAGAGTTATTTATATTCCTTCTGCTTCTTGCTGTTTCTACGTTTTCTGTAGTAAAAAATATACTAAGAATCAAACACTTAAACTTAGAACAAAAGAATTTTATCCAGCAAACAACAGAGATTAAAAAGCTATTGAAGCAAGGAAATAAAATTGAATTTAACTTTAGCGGTAAGAAAGATAATTTACAATGTTATATATTAAATTATAATATAGCACCGTATTTAGGGAAAAAATATTTACAAGAATGTATAAAAACTCCTAAAGAAGCGATGATAGAAACAAAGGAAGAAGCGGTATATGCTCCTTTTTTGGGTATTCAATATTGA
- a CDS encoding ankyrin repeat domain-containing protein, which translates to MLKYFIEELKLNFKSIINNENGDSILHFAVTFGAKKCLESLLGIGKYNINTTNGSDATPLTYACFYEDIINLLVQKGAKIDQQTIEVFTRSSYSYDEGKEVIESFI; encoded by the coding sequence ATTCTTAAATATTTTATAGAAGAATTAAAATTAAATTTTAAATCAATAATAAACAATGAAAATGGAGATAGTATTTTACATTTTGCAGTAACATTTGGAGCTAAAAAATGTTTAGAATCTCTTTTAGGTATAGGAAAATATAATATAAATACTACAAATGGTAGTGATGCTACACCTTTAACATATGCATGTTTTTATGAAGATATTATAAATTTATTAGTTCAAAAGGGTGCTAAAATAGATCAACAAACTATAGAGGTTTTTACACGTTCTTCATATTCTTATGATGAAGGGAAAGAAGTTATTGAATCTTTCATCTAA